The Pseudomonas hefeiensis genomic sequence GCTGCATCAGGCGCTGCATTTCTTCGTTGACGGTGTTGAGCAGGTCGGCTTCGCGCGATTCCTCAGGAAAATGCACGCGCTCCTGCAACAGGCCGAACGCCATGTGCATGCCGGTCACTGGCGTACGCAGTTCGTGGGACGCGCGCAACACGAACTCACTGCGCACCCGTTCGAAAGCGCGTTGTTCGGTGACGTCGTGCAACACCATCACTGCCCCGAGGATGTGCCCTTGGGTATGGCTCACGGGGGTGAGGCTATACGTCAGCAACCGCGACTCGCCATCCACTTCGATGCTCAAATCGTCCGGCGCCCGCTCCAGCGTTCCCCCGCGCAGAACCAGTTGCAGTTCCTCATCCAGCTCCTTGCGTTCCAGTGCTTCGCCTAACCCCTGGCCGAGGCGCTCCTCATCCCAGCCCAACTGACGCTGGGCCACCGGGTTGAGGTGCTCCAGGCGCCCCTGGCGGTCGATCATCAGCAAGCCGTCGTCGATGCTGTCGAGTACCGCTTGCAGGCGTTGCTGGCCGGCGAGAAGTTCGTCGACATTGGTAGCCTGATGCTCACGTAGCGCTTGGGCCATGACGCCGAAACGACGGGTCAGCAAGTTCAGCTCAGCGGCTGAGGAGATCGGCAGCGTCACCTCGAAATTGCCCTGGCCGATATCATCCGCAGCCGCAGCCAACGCCTCAATCGGCGCCCCGAAACGCCGTGCGATACCGTGGGCCGTGATGAAGCCGATGATCAGCACTGCCAGCCCTACCAGCCCCAGTAATCCGGAAATCAGCAATGCGCGCTCGCGAGCTTTGTTCTGGGTATCGCTGATGTTGTTCAAGGCCTGCCGATACGCGTCGATCAAGCCTGTGCGCAGCACGTTGAATTTTTCGGTGACGTTCTGGATACCGGTAAGTTGGGCGGGTAGCTGGCGAGCGGCTGAAAAAGCCTCGAGAAAACTGATGTAATCGGCCTTGGCCTTGCTGAAGCTGTCTGGCGAATCGTCCAGTACCTGTTCGTGGGCGATGCCCTCGTCAAGCAACTGGAAATATTGCCGTTTGGATTCTTCCAGGGCAGCCAGGTCGGGCTTGTCATCGAGCATGATCATCAACTGGTCGCCCAGGGTCTGGCGCAGCTTGAGGCCCAGGTCGAGCAGGATGAAGTTGTCGCGCACCGATTGTTCCTGGGTATTGGCCATCTGCACCACGCTGACCAGGCCGAGCAACAGGCCCAGCAATGCCACGGTGATCAGCGCCGAGATACTCAGAAACAGCCGTGTGCGCAGCTTCATCGCCAATTTCATAAGGTGCCGCTCACAGGTTGTATTGCTTGCGTTTGCGATACAGTGTGGACGCATCGATACCCAGGGTCTTGGCGGCCTGGTCAAGGGTCTCGGCCGTGGCCAGCACCGCGCCAATATGCGCCTTTTCCAGTTCGTCGAGACTCAGCGCGGCACCGATTCGCGGTGCATTGTTGACAGGTTGCTCAGCCATGCCCAAGTGGCTGATTTCAACTTTTTCCTGCGCGCAGATGATGCTGGCGCGCTCGACCACGTTGCGCAGCTCCCGGATGTTGCCAGGCCAGCGATAACCTAGCAGCGCTTCGCGCGCCTCGTCGCTGAAGCCTCGTGCCGGGCGGGCGTACTCCTTGACGAAGCGCGCCAGGAAACGGTCGGCAAGGGTCAGGATGTCTTCGACTCGCTCGCGTAGTGGCGGCAGATGCAGGGTAATGACATTCAGGCGATACAGCAGGTCTTCGCGAAAGCGCCCGTCGCGCACCATGTCTTCAAGGTTGAGGTTAGTCGCCGCGAGAATCCGCACATCGGCACGACGGGTCACCGGGTCGCCGACCCGCTCGTATTCCTTGTCCTGGATAAAGCGCAGCAACTTGGGCTGCAATGTCAGGGGAAAATCGCCGATTTCATCGAGAAAAAGCGTACCGCCGTCGGCCTGATTGACCCGTCCCAGCGTGCTTTCACTGGCGCCGGTAAATGCGCCGCGGCTGTGGCCGAACAGTTCGCTTTCCATCAATTCAGCGGTCAGCGACGGGCAATTGATAGTGACGCAGGACTTCTTCGCGCGCTTGCTCCAGCCATGGATGGCTCGGGCCAGTTCGCCCTTACCGGTGCCGGACTCGCCAAGGATCAGAATGTTGGCGTCAGTGCTGGCGACCTGGCGAGCGGTTTCAAGGACGACTTTCATCGCTGGGCTATGGGAATCGAGGCCGTCATTGGGTTTGCGCACTTCCCCTTCCAGAGCTTCCAGTCGCGCCGACAACTGGCGTACCTCCAGCTGTTTGGCAGTCGCCAGGCGCAGTTGATCGGGGCTGCAAGGCTTGACCAGGTAATCGGCGGCGCCGGCCTGGATCGCATCAACGGCGGTGTCGACCGCCGAGTGAGCGG encodes the following:
- a CDS encoding ATP-binding protein, translated to MKLAMKLRTRLFLSISALITVALLGLLLGLVSVVQMANTQEQSVRDNFILLDLGLKLRQTLGDQLMIMLDDKPDLAALEESKRQYFQLLDEGIAHEQVLDDSPDSFSKAKADYISFLEAFSAARQLPAQLTGIQNVTEKFNVLRTGLIDAYRQALNNISDTQNKARERALLISGLLGLVGLAVLIIGFITAHGIARRFGAPIEALAAAADDIGQGNFEVTLPISSAAELNLLTRRFGVMAQALREHQATNVDELLAGQQRLQAVLDSIDDGLLMIDRQGRLEHLNPVAQRQLGWDEERLGQGLGEALERKELDEELQLVLRGGTLERAPDDLSIEVDGESRLLTYSLTPVSHTQGHILGAVMVLHDVTEQRAFERVRSEFVLRASHELRTPVTGMHMAFGLLQERVHFPEESREADLLNTVNEEMQRLMQLINDLLNFSRYQNGLQKLTLAPCSIEELLESARLRFAAQAQAKGIQLLVAIQGPLPRLHADVAQLDRVLDNLIDNAMRHTGDHGQIRLQARRHGERVIISVEDNGEGIPYGQQGRIFEPFVQVGRKKGGAGLGLALCKEIVQLHGGRMGVYSRPGQGTQFYMALAV
- the algB gene encoding sigma-54-dependent response regulator transcription factor AlgB; this translates as MESATEHQGRILLVDDESAILRTFRYCLEDEGYSVATANSAAQADTLLQRQVFDLCFLDLRLGEDNGLDVLAQMRIQAPWMRVVIVTAHSAVDTAVDAIQAGAADYLVKPCSPDQLRLATAKQLEVRQLSARLEALEGEVRKPNDGLDSHSPAMKVVLETARQVASTDANILILGESGTGKGELARAIHGWSKRAKKSCVTINCPSLTAELMESELFGHSRGAFTGASESTLGRVNQADGGTLFLDEIGDFPLTLQPKLLRFIQDKEYERVGDPVTRRADVRILAATNLNLEDMVRDGRFREDLLYRLNVITLHLPPLRERVEDILTLADRFLARFVKEYARPARGFSDEAREALLGYRWPGNIRELRNVVERASIICAQEKVEISHLGMAEQPVNNAPRIGAALSLDELEKAHIGAVLATAETLDQAAKTLGIDASTLYRKRKQYNL